The DNA window CGACCGTCCGTTTACACCGCGTGGCGATCGCCCCAGCTTCGGCGACCGCAAGCCCTTCGGCGGCCCTCGCAAGCCTTTCGGCTCAGATCGTGGCGGTGGCTTCGGCAAACCGGGCTTCAAGCCCTCCCGCAAGGGGCCCGGCGATGGTCCAGGCCGCGGTGGAGCACCCAAGCGCCGCCCGGAATAACCCGGGAACGCCAGTAAAAGCCATGACGCATACCCATGCGTCATGGCTTTCCTGTTTCTGGTCGCGTTTTGGCCTTTCCGGCAAAGGCGTATGCTATCCGAACCGGGGCTGCGTCCAACCGGTGTAGGTCATTGTTCGTAAGGGGTTCGTTACCTGATGCCGAAGTCGCTCAAGATTTCCATGCTGGCTGTTTCCGCGGTTCTGTTGCTCACCCTGTTTCTGGGGGCGAACCTGCGACGGGTGCATGCGTCCGGACAGGCGCAGGACGGTGCCTATCGCCAGATGCAGGTCTACAGCGAAGTCCTTCGTCACATCCAGAGCGACTACGTCGTGGACCCTAACATGCCCAAGGTGACCGACGCCTCCATGCGCGGCCTGCTGGAGTCGCTTGACGCGGAATCCAGCTACCTGTCTCCGACCGAGTACAAGCAGTACAAGGAGCACGTCGGCAAGCCGCAGGCTGGCATCGGTGCCGATGTGGGCAAGCGTTATGGCATCGCCACCGTCATCTCTGTCATTTCAGGTGGTCCCGCGGATAAGGCCGGTCTTCATAGCGGCGACCGCATTGAATCCATCGGCGACCGCAGCACCATGGAAATGTCGCTGGCTGAAGTGCAGATGGCACTGCAGGGCGAAAAGGGAACGCCTGTGGCGCTTTCCATGATCCGCCCCATGAAGAGCGCCCCGGAGAAGCTCACCATCACCCGTGCTGACACCGCGTTGCCGGCAACGGGCGAGGTCTTCTACGAGAGCGGCTCCATCCTCTACATCAAGCCCGGCATCATCGACAAAGATCACGTCCAGCAGGTGGAACAGAAGCTGAAGGCCATGGGCCGCACCAACTCAAAGAAGATTCTGCTCGATCTGCGCGATGTTTCCTCAGGTGACGACGCGGAAGCCATCCGCATGGCGAACATGTTCCTCAAGTCCGGCACCATTGCCATGCTCGAGGGGCAGAAGGTGGCCAAGCAGACCTTCACCGCCGAACCCGGTAAGACCGTGAATGAGAAGGCACCCATGGTTACGCTGGTGAACCGCGGAACCGCGGGCCCGGCTGAGATTGTGGCTGGCGCTCTGCTTGATTCCAAGCGCAGCGAACTCGTTGGCGAAAAGACCTACGGCGACGGCGCACAGCAGCGTGTCTTTGAACTCGCCGACGGCGGCGCCATTATCCTCTCCGTAGCCAAGTTTGAAACGCCCTCCGGCAAGAAGTATCAGGACGAGGGGCTGACGCCCACCACGACCGTTGCCACCGCGCAGGAACTCGCAATGGCCGGCGACGAGGATGATGACAGCGAAGCAGCCAGCACGGCCACGGTGAACTCCTCCAAGCCCGCTGCCGCTGCCACCACCACCGTGGCCAAGCCTGCAGCCAACATCGACGACCAGCTCAACAAAGCGCTCGATATCCTGAAGGCCAAGGCCGCGTAAACGAAACATTCCAAATCGCAGAGAGCAGGGCGAAAGCCCTGCTTTTTGTTGCTCTCCATAGCCGAGAGTGGA is part of the Terriglobus sp. RCC_193 genome and encodes:
- a CDS encoding S41 family peptidase, producing the protein MPKSLKISMLAVSAVLLLTLFLGANLRRVHASGQAQDGAYRQMQVYSEVLRHIQSDYVVDPNMPKVTDASMRGLLESLDAESSYLSPTEYKQYKEHVGKPQAGIGADVGKRYGIATVISVISGGPADKAGLHSGDRIESIGDRSTMEMSLAEVQMALQGEKGTPVALSMIRPMKSAPEKLTITRADTALPATGEVFYESGSILYIKPGIIDKDHVQQVEQKLKAMGRTNSKKILLDLRDVSSGDDAEAIRMANMFLKSGTIAMLEGQKVAKQTFTAEPGKTVNEKAPMVTLVNRGTAGPAEIVAGALLDSKRSELVGEKTYGDGAQQRVFELADGGAIILSVAKFETPSGKKYQDEGLTPTTTVATAQELAMAGDEDDDSEAASTATVNSSKPAAAATTTVAKPAANIDDQLNKALDILKAKAA